In Phycisphaerae bacterium, the genomic stretch ACCGACACCGCCGCCACGTGCGGCGTGCGAATCACGTTCTCCAGCGAAAACAGCGGATGGTCCGTCGCAAAACCGTCAGGATCCAGCACGTTCACGCAGCCGTACACGTCGATCGCCGCCCAACGGATCACCCCGTCCCGCAGCGCAGCCGCCAACGCGTCCTCGTCCACCAACTCGCCGCGGCTCGTGTTCACCAGCACCGCCGAACGCTTCATCTTCTTGAACTCCGCCGCGCC encodes the following:
- a CDS encoding C-terminal binding protein: GAAEFKKMKRSAVLVNTSRGELVDEDALAAALRDGVIRWAAIDVYGCVNVLDPDGFATDHPLFSLENVIRTPHVAAVSVQALAEARIRAAEAVADVLGGRWPKHPVNPEVREVFERRTSARR